In the Streptomyces formicae genome, one interval contains:
- a CDS encoding NCS2 family permease yields the protein MTQSVEPKTTAEDAGPGSRVPAGRSWLDRYFHISGRGSTVAREIRGGVTTFMAMAYILLLNPLILSGKDVAGDTMATKAVITATAFAAALTTLLMGFVGKVPLALAAGLSVSGVISSQVAPEMTWPQAMGMCVMYGVVIMLLVITGLREMIMNAIPLALKHGITMGIGLFIAIIGLVKGGFVHQGKATPLTLGPAGELQGWPVLIFAGTLLLIFMLQARDIPGAILIGIITGTIVAVVLNALDVVDPKQWANGTPELHGSAVSSPDFSLFGDVEFGGWGEVGAMTVGMIVFTLVLAGFFDAMATIIGVGTEANLADDKGRMPGLSKALFIDGAGGAIGGVAGGSGQTVFVESATGVGEGARTGLASVVTGLFFAACLFFTPLTAIVPQEVASAALVVIGAMMMMNARHVDWADRATAIPVFLTVVLMPFTYTITTGVAAGVVSWVAIKIAQGKAREIGAFMWGLTVIFIVYFALNPIEGWLGVH from the coding sequence ATGACCCAGTCTGTGGAGCCGAAGACCACCGCAGAGGACGCGGGCCCCGGCTCGCGCGTCCCCGCCGGAAGGTCTTGGCTCGATCGGTACTTCCACATATCCGGGCGAGGATCCACGGTCGCGCGTGAGATACGCGGCGGCGTCACCACCTTCATGGCGATGGCGTACATCCTCCTGCTCAACCCCCTGATCCTGTCCGGCAAGGACGTGGCAGGGGACACCATGGCCACCAAGGCCGTGATCACCGCGACGGCGTTCGCCGCGGCGCTCACCACGCTCCTCATGGGCTTCGTCGGCAAGGTGCCGCTGGCCCTGGCCGCCGGACTCTCCGTGTCCGGCGTGATCTCCTCGCAGGTCGCACCCGAGATGACCTGGCCGCAGGCCATGGGCATGTGTGTGATGTACGGCGTGGTGATCATGCTCCTGGTGATCACCGGTCTGCGCGAGATGATCATGAACGCGATCCCGCTCGCCCTCAAGCACGGCATCACCATGGGCATCGGGCTCTTCATCGCCATCATCGGCCTGGTCAAGGGCGGCTTCGTCCACCAGGGCAAGGCCACCCCGCTCACGCTCGGCCCCGCGGGAGAGCTCCAGGGCTGGCCCGTTCTGATCTTCGCGGGCACCCTGCTCCTGATCTTCATGCTCCAGGCGCGTGACATCCCCGGCGCGATCCTGATCGGCATCATCACCGGCACCATCGTCGCCGTCGTCCTCAACGCCCTGGACGTCGTCGACCCCAAGCAGTGGGCCAACGGCACGCCGGAACTGCACGGCAGCGCCGTTTCGTCCCCCGACTTCTCGCTCTTCGGCGACGTCGAGTTCGGCGGCTGGGGCGAGGTCGGCGCGATGACCGTCGGCATGATCGTCTTCACCCTCGTGCTCGCCGGGTTCTTCGACGCGATGGCCACCATCATCGGCGTCGGCACCGAGGCCAACCTCGCCGACGACAAGGGCCGCATGCCGGGCCTGTCCAAGGCGCTGTTCATCGACGGCGCGGGCGGTGCCATCGGCGGCGTCGCGGGCGGCTCGGGACAGACCGTCTTCGTCGAGTCCGCGACCGGCGTCGGCGAAGGCGCCCGTACCGGCCTCGCCTCGGTCGTCACCGGACTGTTCTTCGCGGCCTGCCTCTTCTTCACGCCGCTCACCGCGATCGTCCCGCAGGAGGTCGCGTCCGCCGCGCTCGTCGTCATCGGAGCGATGATGATGATGAACGCACGGCACGTCGACTGGGCCGACCGCGCCACCGCCATCCCGGTCTTCCTGACCGTGGTGCTCATGCCCTTCACGTACACCATCACCACCGGTGTCGCGGCGGGCGTCGTCTCCTGGGTCGCCATCAAGATCGCGCAGGGCAAGGCGCGCGAGATCGGCGCCTTCATGTGGGGCCTGACGGTGATCTTCATCGTCTACTTCGCCCTCAACCCCATCGAAGGATGGCTGGGCGTCCACTGA
- a CDS encoding xanthine dehydrogenase family protein molybdopterin-binding subunit — MGTTGTPTKITQGSTTKGGIGESTLRPDGTLKVTGEFAYSSDMWHEDMLWGQTLRSTVAHAEIVSIDTSEALAMDGVYAILTYDDLPAAMKNYGLEIQDTPVLAHKKVRHHGEPVAIVAADHPETARRAAAKIHIEYKELPLITDEASATAPDAVLVHEGRDDHHIGHVPHPNIVHRQPIVRGNAEEAAKKADFVVKGEYTFGMQDQAFLGPESGLAVPSEDGGVELYVATQWLHSDLGQIAPVLGLPEEKVRMTLSGVGGAFGGREDISMQIHACLLALRTGKPVKIVYNRFESFFGHVHRHPAKLYYEHGATKDGKLTHMKCKIVLDGGAYASASPAVVGNASSLSVGPYVIDDVDIEAIALYTNNPPCGAMRGFGAVQACFAYEAQMDKLADEVGMDRVEFRQLNAMEQGTLLPTGQPVDSPAPVAEILRRVKARPLPPERQWESSEGADVRQLPGGLSNTTHGEGVVRGVGYAVGIKNVGFSEGFDDYSTAKVRMEVINGEPVATVHTAMAEVGQGGVTVHAQIARTELGVTQVTIHPADTQVGSAGSTSASRQTYVTGGAVKNSCELVREKVLEIGRRKFGSYHPAWATAELLLEGGKVVTDGGEVLRDLVDVLEGETVEIEAEWRHRPTVAFDLVTGQGNGHVQYSFAAHRAVVEVDTELGLVKVIELACAQDVGKALNPLSVIGQIQGGTTQGLGVAVMEEIIVDPKTAKVRNPSFTDYLIPTILDTPTIPVDVLELADEHAPYGLRGIGEAPTLSSTPAVLAAIRNATGLELNKTPVRPEHLTGT; from the coding sequence ATGGGAACCACGGGTACACCCACCAAGATCACGCAGGGTTCCACGACCAAGGGCGGCATCGGCGAGTCGACGCTGCGCCCCGACGGCACCCTGAAGGTCACCGGCGAGTTCGCGTACTCCTCGGACATGTGGCACGAGGACATGCTGTGGGGCCAGACGCTGCGCTCCACCGTCGCGCACGCCGAGATCGTCTCCATCGACACCTCCGAGGCCCTGGCCATGGACGGCGTCTACGCGATCCTGACCTACGACGACCTCCCCGCCGCGATGAAGAACTACGGCCTGGAGATCCAGGACACCCCGGTCCTCGCGCACAAGAAGGTCCGCCACCACGGCGAGCCGGTGGCCATCGTGGCCGCCGACCACCCGGAGACCGCGCGCCGCGCCGCCGCCAAGATCCACATCGAGTACAAGGAGCTGCCCCTCATCACCGATGAGGCATCGGCGACCGCTCCCGACGCCGTACTCGTGCACGAGGGCCGCGACGACCACCACATCGGCCACGTCCCGCACCCGAACATCGTGCACCGCCAGCCCATCGTCCGCGGCAACGCCGAAGAGGCCGCCAAGAAGGCCGACTTCGTCGTCAAGGGCGAGTACACCTTCGGCATGCAGGACCAGGCCTTCCTCGGCCCGGAGTCCGGCCTCGCGGTGCCCTCCGAGGACGGCGGCGTCGAGCTGTACGTCGCCACCCAGTGGCTGCACTCGGACCTCGGCCAGATCGCCCCCGTCCTCGGCCTGCCCGAGGAGAAGGTGCGCATGACGCTCTCCGGCGTCGGCGGCGCGTTCGGCGGCCGCGAGGACATCTCGATGCAGATCCACGCCTGCCTCCTGGCGCTGCGCACCGGCAAGCCGGTCAAGATCGTCTACAACCGGTTCGAGTCCTTCTTCGGCCACGTCCACCGCCACCCGGCGAAGCTCTACTACGAGCACGGCGCCACCAAGGACGGCAAGCTCACGCACATGAAGTGCAAGATCGTCCTGGACGGCGGCGCCTACGCGTCGGCCTCCCCGGCGGTCGTGGGCAACGCCTCGTCCCTCTCGGTCGGCCCCTACGTGATCGACGACGTCGACATCGAGGCGATCGCCCTCTACACCAACAACCCCCCGTGCGGCGCGATGCGCGGCTTCGGCGCCGTCCAGGCCTGCTTCGCCTACGAGGCGCAGATGGACAAGCTCGCCGACGAGGTGGGCATGGACCGGGTCGAGTTCCGCCAGCTCAACGCCATGGAGCAGGGCACGCTCCTGCCGACGGGACAGCCGGTCGACTCGCCCGCCCCGGTCGCCGAGATCCTGCGCCGCGTCAAGGCCCGCCCGCTGCCGCCCGAGCGCCAGTGGGAGTCCAGCGAGGGCGCCGACGTGCGCCAGCTGCCGGGCGGCCTGTCCAACACCACGCACGGCGAAGGCGTCGTCCGCGGGGTGGGCTACGCGGTCGGCATCAAGAACGTCGGCTTCTCCGAGGGCTTCGACGACTACTCCACCGCCAAGGTGCGCATGGAGGTCATCAACGGCGAGCCGGTCGCGACCGTGCACACCGCGATGGCCGAGGTCGGCCAGGGCGGCGTCACCGTCCACGCGCAGATCGCGCGGACCGAGCTGGGCGTCACGCAGGTGACGATCCACCCCGCCGACACCCAGGTGGGCAGCGCGGGTTCGACGTCCGCGTCCCGTCAGACGTACGTCACCGGCGGCGCGGTCAAGAACTCCTGCGAGCTCGTGCGCGAGAAGGTCCTGGAGATCGGCCGCCGCAAGTTCGGCTCGTACCACCCCGCCTGGGCCACCGCCGAGCTGCTCCTCGAAGGCGGCAAGGTCGTCACCGACGGCGGCGAGGTCCTCCGCGACCTGGTCGACGTCCTCGAAGGCGAGACCGTCGAGATCGAGGCCGAGTGGCGCCACCGCCCCACCGTGGCCTTCGACCTGGTCACCGGGCAGGGCAACGGCCACGTCCAGTACTCCTTCGCCGCGCACCGCGCGGTCGTGGAGGTCGACACCGAGCTGGGCCTGGTCAAGGTCATCGAACTGGCCTGCGCCCAGGACGTCGGCAAGGCGCTCAACCCGCTGTCCGTGATCGGGCAGATCCAGGGCGGCACCACCCAGGGCCTGGGCGTCGCGGTCATGGAGGAGATCATCGTCGACCCGAAGACCGCCAAGGTCAGGAACCCGTCGTTCACGGACTACCTGATCCCCACCATCCTCGACACCCCGACCATCCCGGTCGACGTGCTCGAACTCGCCGACGAGCACGCGCCCTACGGGCTCCGTGGCATCGGCGAGGCCCCGACCCTGTCGTCCACCCCTGCGGTCCTCGCGGCCATCAGGAACGCGACGGGCCTGGAGCTCAACAAGACGCCGGTACGCCCTGAGCACCTCACCGGCACGTGA
- a CDS encoding ATP-binding protein yields MTRQARGGGSGGIGATSSNVREDTIEEASAGPDRVQLRRRLGRSDLRAVSEVRRALRELLSHWDVPGRSETAELLTSELVTNALVHTDHDAIVTATVSPRGLRVEVRDFVGRRPKPRVPNADDGTHGRGLVLVQSLADAWGVRAHGVGKAVWFELNGGGTA; encoded by the coding sequence ATGACGAGGCAGGCGCGTGGGGGCGGCTCCGGGGGCATCGGGGCCACTTCATCCAACGTTCGGGAAGACACGATCGAAGAGGCGTCGGCTGGACCCGACCGGGTCCAGCTCAGGCGCAGGCTCGGCAGGTCGGACCTGCGGGCCGTGTCCGAGGTCAGGCGTGCTCTACGGGAGCTGCTGAGCCACTGGGACGTGCCCGGCAGATCGGAGACGGCGGAGCTGCTCACCAGTGAGCTGGTCACCAACGCACTGGTGCACACCGATCACGACGCGATCGTCACCGCGACCGTGAGTCCGCGCGGACTCCGCGTGGAGGTGCGGGACTTCGTGGGACGGCGACCCAAGCCGCGCGTACCGAACGCCGACGACGGTACGCACGGCAGGGGCCTGGTCCTCGTGCAGTCCCTCGCCGACGCGTGGGGCGTACGGGCGCACGGAGTGGGCAAGGCGGTGTGGTTCGAGCTGAACGGCGGCGGCACGGCCTGA
- a CDS encoding (2Fe-2S)-binding protein, which produces MRVNFTVNGRQQEADDVWEGESLLYVLRERMGLPGSKNACEQGECGSCTVRLDGVPVCSCLVAAGQVEGRDVVTVEGLADYAKQRAEHGGCASGACGTSLQDAQQWAAKGTDSQTGEGGELSPIQQAFIDAGAVQCGFCTPGLLVAADEMLERTPQPSDADIREALSGNLCRCTGYEKILDAVRLAAARQSEGV; this is translated from the coding sequence ATGCGCGTGAACTTCACGGTCAACGGCCGTCAGCAGGAAGCGGACGACGTGTGGGAGGGCGAGTCCCTTCTGTACGTGCTGCGTGAGCGCATGGGCCTGCCGGGCTCCAAGAACGCCTGCGAGCAGGGCGAGTGCGGCTCCTGCACCGTCCGGCTCGACGGGGTGCCGGTGTGTTCGTGTCTGGTGGCCGCCGGACAGGTCGAGGGTCGCGACGTCGTGACCGTCGAGGGCCTGGCCGACTACGCCAAGCAGCGTGCGGAGCACGGTGGTTGCGCGTCCGGCGCCTGCGGCACCTCGCTCCAGGACGCTCAGCAGTGGGCGGCCAAGGGAACGGACTCGCAGACGGGCGAGGGCGGCGAGCTCTCCCCGATCCAGCAGGCGTTCATCGACGCGGGCGCCGTCCAGTGCGGCTTCTGCACCCCCGGCCTGCTCGTCGCGGCCGACGAGATGCTGGAGCGCACCCCGCAGCCGTCCGACGCGGACATCCGCGAGGCGCTCTCCGGCAACCTCTGCCGCTGCACCGGTTACGAGAAGATCCTGGACGCGGTCCGCCTCGCGGCCGCGCGCCAGTCCGAGGGGGTCTGA
- a CDS encoding GntR family transcriptional regulator, with protein MPRVRVPEQADGVRAGARGEHTHGEPAVPRTPLRRTSVRGQILDALRAALVGGELTPGEVYSAPVLGERFGVSATPVREAMQQLATEGAVEVVPNRGFRVTERSAHELRELAEVRALIEVPVMLRLARTVPAARWAELRPFAEATALAAAGGDLARYAEADRAFHGAVLSLSGNRQLVQVADDLHRRSQWPLVSGPVSGRRADLVADAAEHMALLEALIAQDLGVVSSLVGEHFAGAGG; from the coding sequence ATGCCCCGTGTCCGGGTGCCGGAGCAGGCGGACGGGGTCAGGGCGGGGGCCAGGGGCGAGCACACGCACGGGGAACCGGCCGTGCCGCGTACGCCGCTGCGGCGCACCTCGGTACGGGGGCAGATCCTCGACGCCCTGCGGGCCGCCCTCGTCGGCGGCGAGCTCACTCCCGGCGAGGTCTACTCGGCGCCGGTGCTCGGCGAGCGCTTCGGCGTCTCCGCGACGCCCGTCCGCGAGGCGATGCAGCAGCTCGCCACCGAGGGGGCCGTGGAGGTCGTGCCCAACAGGGGCTTCCGGGTCACCGAGCGCAGCGCGCACGAACTCCGTGAGCTGGCGGAGGTCCGGGCGCTGATCGAGGTGCCGGTCATGCTGCGCCTGGCGCGTACGGTGCCCGCCGCGCGCTGGGCCGAGCTCAGGCCGTTCGCGGAGGCGACCGCGCTCGCGGCGGCGGGCGGCGATCTCGCGCGCTACGCCGAGGCGGATCGTGCCTTCCACGGCGCGGTGCTCTCCCTGTCGGGCAACCGGCAGTTGGTGCAGGTCGCCGACGATCTGCATCGGCGCTCGCAGTGGCCGCTGGTCAGTGGCCCCGTGTCGGGGCGCAGGGCGGACCTCGTCGCTGACGCGGCGGAGCACATGGCTCTGCTGGAAGCGTTGATCGCCCAGGACCTGGGGGTGGTCTCCTCGTTGGTGGGGGAGCACTTCGCTGGGGCAGGGGGGTAG
- a CDS encoding FAD binding domain-containing protein, whose amino-acid sequence MDFLRPASWEEALAAKAEHPTAVPIAGGTDVMVEINFDHRRPEYLLDLNRVVELREWQVGEETVQLGASVPYTQIMEELRTELPGLALASHTVASPQIRNRGGVGGNLGTASPAGDAHPALLAADCEVEVESVRGSRLIPIDDFYTGVKRNALAADELIKSVHIKKADGPQQYSKVGTRNAMVIAVCAFGIALHPETRTVRTGIGSAAPTPIRAKAAEEFLNAALEEGGFWESKKIITPSIAKQFAALASGAANPIDDVRGTASYRRHAVGIMARRTLGWTWESYRGKGRSTEGVA is encoded by the coding sequence ATGGACTTCCTTCGCCCCGCCAGCTGGGAGGAGGCGCTCGCCGCCAAGGCCGAGCACCCCACGGCTGTGCCGATTGCGGGTGGCACCGACGTCATGGTCGAGATCAACTTCGACCACCGTCGTCCCGAGTACCTGCTCGACCTCAACCGCGTCGTCGAGCTGCGCGAGTGGCAGGTGGGCGAGGAAACGGTCCAGCTGGGCGCCTCCGTCCCGTACACCCAGATCATGGAGGAGCTGCGTACGGAGCTCCCCGGTCTCGCGCTCGCCTCGCACACGGTCGCGTCGCCGCAGATCCGCAACCGAGGCGGCGTCGGCGGCAACCTCGGCACGGCGTCCCCGGCCGGTGACGCCCACCCGGCGCTGCTCGCCGCCGACTGCGAGGTCGAGGTGGAGTCCGTGCGGGGATCCCGCCTCATCCCGATCGACGACTTCTACACCGGCGTGAAGCGCAACGCCCTCGCCGCGGACGAGCTGATCAAGTCCGTGCACATCAAGAAGGCGGACGGACCGCAGCAGTACTCGAAGGTCGGCACCCGCAACGCGATGGTGATCGCGGTCTGCGCCTTCGGCATCGCGCTGCACCCCGAGACCCGGACCGTGCGGACCGGCATCGGCTCCGCGGCCCCTACCCCCATCCGGGCGAAGGCGGCCGAGGAATTCCTGAACGCGGCGCTCGAAGAGGGCGGCTTCTGGGAGAGCAAGAAGATCATTACCCCCTCGATCGCCAAGCAGTTCGCGGCACTCGCCTCCGGTGCCGCCAACCCGATCGACGACGTGCGCGGCACGGCGAGCTACCGCCGCCACGCCGTCGGGATCATGGCCCGCCGCACGCTCGGCTGGACCTGGGAGTCGTACCGCGGCAAGGGCCGCAGCACTGAGGGAGTCGCATAA
- a CDS encoding (2Fe-2S)-binding protein: MSVPTLAAPARGGAHSPVADSYARLAEVFSGLRVTELGHEEEAPQGGGWVTAARLAEGGADLDAFLAWDNAQVLKDYGTQARPDVIASFGLHRYAWPATLLITVPWFLHRRVPRYPVANVSFQRTLGRMAVRPESFACLPDDPASALPGARVVPDEEALRAEVRAAVAEHLGPLLDGFGPRMRRRSRALWSVATDEIVEGLWYIAHLLGEERRAMTELERLLPGATKPYVGTAGFRELSGPNGEALPTRDRASCCMFYTLRPEDTCVTCPRTCDAERITRLSATAAA; encoded by the coding sequence ATGTCCGTCCCCACCTTGGCCGCGCCCGCCCGCGGCGGCGCCCACAGCCCCGTCGCGGACTCCTACGCCCGCCTCGCAGAGGTGTTCTCCGGACTGCGCGTCACCGAACTCGGCCACGAGGAAGAGGCCCCCCAGGGCGGCGGCTGGGTCACCGCCGCCCGGCTCGCGGAGGGCGGGGCCGACCTCGACGCGTTCCTCGCCTGGGACAACGCCCAGGTCCTGAAGGACTACGGCACCCAGGCCCGCCCCGACGTGATCGCCAGCTTCGGCCTGCACCGGTACGCCTGGCCGGCCACCCTCCTGATCACCGTCCCGTGGTTCCTGCACCGCCGCGTCCCCCGCTACCCCGTGGCGAACGTCTCCTTCCAGCGCACCCTGGGCCGGATGGCCGTACGCCCCGAAAGTTTCGCCTGCCTCCCGGACGACCCGGCATCCGCGCTGCCCGGCGCCCGTGTCGTACCGGACGAGGAGGCGCTGCGCGCGGAGGTGCGGGCGGCGGTCGCCGAGCACCTCGGCCCGCTCCTCGACGGCTTCGGGCCCCGGATGCGACGCCGCTCGCGCGCCCTGTGGAGCGTGGCGACCGACGAGATCGTCGAGGGCCTCTGGTACATCGCGCACCTGCTCGGCGAGGAGCGGCGCGCCATGACCGAGCTCGAGCGGCTGCTGCCCGGCGCGACCAAGCCGTACGTGGGCACGGCCGGTTTCCGCGAGCTCTCCGGGCCGAACGGCGAGGCGCTGCCGACCAGGGACCGGGCGAGCTGCTGCATGTTCTACACGCTGCGCCCCGAGGACACCTGCGTCACCTGCCCGCGCACCTGCGACGCCGAGCGCATCACGCGGCTCAGCGCGACAGCCGCCGCCTGA
- a CDS encoding DUF2637 domain-containing protein has translation MRLTDISLDWLLPGGVLLLGMLVAVAVLARGKRGHGKAAKSDSDETWERSEERRRRKEAVYGTASYVLLFCCAAVAAALSFHGLVGFGRQNLSLSGGWEYLVPFGLDGAAMFCSVLAVREASHGDAALGSRLLVWTFAGAAAWFNWVHAPRGMGHAGAPQFFSGMSLSAAVLFDRALKQTRRAALREQGLVPRPLPQIRIVRWLRAPRETYGAWSLMLLEGVRSLDEAVEEVREDRREKERTRLRRRDQEKLERAQLKAISRGHRGYARGGRQVDVQPAVAPAAGSAQVGADPAIAAQEQLPVRARPSLQAVKSGPDDATPVAVDLTAEDDTQALPRLDSLEQKLKDLEQQFG, from the coding sequence ATGAGACTGACCGACATATCGCTGGACTGGCTGCTTCCCGGCGGCGTCCTGCTCCTCGGCATGCTGGTGGCGGTGGCGGTGCTCGCGCGCGGCAAGCGTGGCCACGGCAAGGCGGCGAAGTCCGACAGCGACGAGACGTGGGAACGCAGCGAGGAACGCCGCAGGCGCAAGGAGGCCGTCTACGGAACCGCCTCCTACGTCCTCCTCTTCTGCTGCGCGGCGGTCGCCGCCGCGCTCTCCTTCCACGGCCTCGTCGGCTTCGGCCGACAGAACCTCAGCCTCTCCGGAGGCTGGGAGTACCTGGTCCCGTTCGGCCTCGACGGCGCGGCGATGTTCTGCTCCGTGCTCGCCGTGCGCGAAGCCAGTCACGGTGACGCGGCCCTCGGCTCGCGCCTGCTCGTGTGGACCTTCGCGGGCGCGGCTGCCTGGTTCAACTGGGTGCACGCGCCCCGTGGGATGGGCCACGCGGGCGCTCCGCAGTTCTTCTCCGGGATGTCGCTCTCGGCCGCGGTGCTCTTCGACCGCGCGCTGAAGCAGACCCGCAGGGCGGCGCTGCGCGAGCAGGGCCTGGTGCCGAGGCCGCTGCCGCAGATCCGCATCGTGCGGTGGCTGCGCGCGCCCCGGGAGACCTACGGCGCCTGGTCGCTGATGCTCCTGGAGGGCGTACGCAGCCTGGACGAGGCCGTCGAGGAAGTGCGGGAGGACCGCCGTGAGAAGGAGCGCACCCGGCTGCGCAGGCGCGACCAGGAGAAGCTGGAGCGCGCGCAGCTCAAGGCGATCAGCAGGGGCCATCGCGGGTACGCCCGCGGGGGCCGACAGGTCGACGTGCAGCCCGCCGTCGCACCGGCCGCCGGGTCCGCGCAGGTCGGCGCGGACCCTGCCATAGCGGCGCAGGAGCAACTGCCGGTACGCGCCCGACCCTCCCTCCAGGCCGTGAAGAGCGGCCCTGACGACGCCACCCCGGTCGCCGTCGACCTGACGGCGGAGGACGACACCCAGGCCCTGCCCCGGCTCGACTCGCTGGAGCAGAAGCTCAAGGACCTCGAGCAGCAGTTCGGTTGA
- a CDS encoding PucR family transcriptional regulator → MRLRALLDTDALGLRLLGGEDELDRTVRGVMTTDLRDPSRYLAGGELVLTGLAWRRDASDTEPFVRLLASAGVAALAAGEAELGAIPDDIVESCARHRLPLFAVNERVAFATITEHVVRQVSGERAGDLAAVVDRHRRLMTSGPAGGGPDVVLDLLGTDLDLRAWVLSPAGRAIAGSTAGGAALPADVCARLAGEHLAATRTGRRGPHRVAVAGVTYSLFPIRTSGRGAAGASRDVRETLLSDWLLAVEADAGDWPEERLDLLQGVTQLIAVERDRRDAARTVRRRLAQEVLELVQTGAAPAEIAARLRVAAPVLLPGLGAAPHWQVVVARVEWEGGEIDGGPVAQSLLEEILVDPSPRSRTDSNRGGPIAAGPEPSDRIAVAHTGDEAIALVPLPAVSSEHDGSETGLLADSLLAAVRDPLTPGLADDGRLTLGVSASVHSAEGLRGALEEARHARRVAAARPGRVCAAGHQELASHVLLLPFVPDDVRRAFTARLLDPLREYDQRHRAELIPTLEAFLDCDGSWTRCAARLHLHVNTLRYRVGRIEQLTSRDLSRLEDKLDFFLALRMS, encoded by the coding sequence ATGCGGCTGCGCGCACTCCTTGACACCGACGCGCTGGGCCTGCGGCTGCTCGGCGGCGAGGACGAGCTGGACCGCACCGTGCGCGGTGTGATGACCACGGACCTGCGGGACCCCAGCCGCTATCTGGCGGGCGGCGAGCTGGTGCTCACCGGCCTGGCCTGGCGCCGCGACGCCTCGGACACCGAACCCTTCGTCCGTCTCCTCGCGAGCGCCGGGGTGGCGGCCCTGGCCGCGGGCGAGGCCGAGCTCGGGGCCATTCCCGACGACATCGTCGAGTCCTGCGCCAGGCACCGCCTGCCGCTCTTCGCGGTCAACGAACGGGTCGCCTTCGCGACCATCACCGAGCACGTCGTACGTCAGGTCTCCGGCGAGCGCGCGGGCGACCTGGCCGCCGTGGTCGACCGGCACCGCCGCCTGATGACCTCGGGCCCGGCGGGCGGCGGCCCCGACGTCGTCCTCGACCTGCTCGGCACCGACCTGGACCTGCGGGCCTGGGTGCTCTCGCCCGCGGGGCGGGCCATCGCGGGGTCCACCGCGGGCGGCGCGGCGCTGCCCGCGGACGTCTGCGCGCGCCTGGCCGGGGAGCACCTGGCCGCCACCCGCACCGGGCGGCGCGGGCCGCACCGGGTGGCGGTGGCCGGGGTGACGTACTCGCTGTTCCCCATTCGGACCAGTGGCCGGGGAGCGGCCGGTGCCTCACGCGACGTGCGCGAGACGCTCCTCTCGGACTGGCTGCTCGCCGTCGAGGCGGACGCGGGCGACTGGCCCGAGGAGCGCCTCGACCTGTTGCAGGGCGTGACCCAGCTGATCGCGGTCGAGCGGGACCGCCGCGACGCGGCCCGCACGGTGCGGCGCAGGCTCGCCCAGGAGGTCCTGGAACTGGTGCAGACGGGCGCCGCGCCCGCCGAGATCGCCGCCCGGCTGCGCGTCGCCGCCCCGGTGCTCCTGCCGGGTCTCGGCGCGGCCCCGCACTGGCAGGTCGTCGTGGCCCGCGTGGAGTGGGAGGGCGGGGAGATCGACGGCGGTCCCGTCGCCCAGTCGCTCCTGGAGGAGATCCTCGTCGACCCTTCCCCGCGTTCACGAACCGACTCGAACAGGGGCGGCCCCATCGCCGCGGGCCCCGAGCCGTCCGACCGGATCGCGGTCGCGCACACCGGCGACGAGGCGATCGCCCTCGTACCGCTGCCCGCGGTCTCCAGCGAGCACGACGGCTCGGAGACGGGCCTGCTCGCGGACTCCCTCCTCGCGGCGGTGCGCGATCCGCTCACTCCTGGTCTCGCCGACGACGGCCGCCTCACGCTGGGCGTCAGCGCGTCCGTGCACTCGGCGGAGGGCCTGCGCGGCGCCCTGGAGGAGGCGCGGCACGCCCGCCGGGTCGCCGCGGCACGCCCGGGGCGGGTCTGCGCGGCCGGGCACCAGGAGCTGGCCTCGCACGTCCTGCTGCTGCCCTTCGTGCCCGACGACGTCCGCCGGGCCTTCACCGCGCGGCTCCTCGACCCGCTGCGCGAGTACGACCAGCGCCACCGCGCGGAGCTGATCCCCACCCTGGAGGCGTTCCTGGACTGCGACGGCTCCTGGACGCGCTGCGCGGCCCGGCTGCACCTGCACGTCAACACGCTGCGCTACCGGGTGGGCCGTATCGAGCAGTTGACGAGTCGTGACCTCTCGCGGCTCGAGGACAAGCTGGACTTCTTCCTCGCGCTGCGCATGAGTTGA